The following coding sequences lie in one Agrobacterium vitis genomic window:
- a CDS encoding M24 family metallopeptidase — translation MLLNHERLRAAMSAHQINAIVATAPENVLYTSGFWSLPQWIRRGPQAFVVWTADDVEEQPVVIAATSTLDLVADQRVAATIRRYGAFPIDCAPSIELDPVSAHQAALHALADDGDPIRTLVLEIRQAGLEKARIGIDEMGLLPGDNERLRSDLPDVVWVMAASIFRNIRAVKTPLEIDRLRTVAAITERSVAAALAVATEGVTEIELARAFHTQTVREDAFPVLGCIGFGERSALMNVQPSERRLRHGDIIRFDVGGHYRNYRADIARIASLGSPSMEIQAKYDALNKGVQRGIELIRPGVAARNVFQAVVETVRREGIAQYQRSHVGHGIGLDGYDAPLLSGTSNDVMEEGMVVCIETPYYELGRIGLQVEDMLVVRADGAEMLSNNGDSMMVLG, via the coding sequence ATGTTGCTTAATCACGAGCGGCTGCGAGCAGCGATGTCCGCACATCAAATCAACGCCATTGTCGCCACCGCGCCGGAGAACGTGCTCTACACCAGCGGGTTCTGGTCGCTGCCGCAATGGATAAGGCGTGGCCCGCAGGCTTTCGTCGTATGGACGGCAGATGATGTAGAGGAACAGCCTGTCGTCATCGCCGCCACATCGACGCTGGACCTGGTGGCGGATCAACGAGTGGCGGCGACAATACGCCGATATGGTGCCTTCCCCATCGATTGCGCGCCGTCGATCGAACTCGATCCGGTCAGCGCCCATCAGGCGGCGCTTCATGCTCTTGCCGATGACGGTGATCCGATCAGGACACTTGTGCTGGAAATCAGACAGGCCGGACTTGAGAAAGCCAGGATCGGCATCGACGAAATGGGGCTACTGCCCGGCGACAACGAACGACTACGTAGCGATCTGCCCGACGTGGTCTGGGTCATGGCGGCATCGATTTTTCGCAATATCCGTGCCGTCAAAACCCCTCTGGAAATCGACCGACTGAGAACAGTAGCCGCCATTACGGAACGGTCGGTCGCGGCGGCACTCGCTGTCGCAACGGAGGGCGTCACCGAGATCGAGCTCGCAAGGGCATTTCATACGCAAACGGTTCGCGAGGATGCTTTCCCTGTTCTCGGTTGTATCGGTTTTGGCGAACGTAGCGCCCTCATGAACGTCCAGCCTTCCGAACGACGGCTGCGTCATGGCGACATCATTCGGTTCGACGTGGGTGGTCACTATCGCAATTACCGCGCCGATATTGCCCGTATCGCGAGCCTGGGTTCACCCTCCATGGAGATCCAGGCGAAATATGATGCCCTGAACAAGGGCGTTCAACGCGGCATCGAGCTAATCCGGCCTGGCGTTGCAGCTCGCAATGTCTTCCAAGCTGTCGTCGAGACCGTCCGTAGGGAAGGGATTGCTCAGTATCAGCGCAGCCATGTCGGACACGGCATTGGCCTTGACGGCTATGACGCACCGCTCCTTTCGGGGACAAGCAATGACGTTATGGAAGAAGGCATGGTCGTCTGCATCGAGACGCCATATTACGAGCTTGGCCGGATCGGCCTGCAGGTCGAGGACATGCTTGTCGTCCGAGCCGATGGCGCAGAAATGCTCTCGAACAATGGCGACAGCATGATGGTGCTGGGCTGA